A genomic stretch from Anopheles nili chromosome X, idAnoNiliSN_F5_01, whole genome shotgun sequence includes:
- the LOC128728794 gene encoding peroxidase, whose translation MFRLLAIAAAIAVAGIDGQFLAFDQHATECALYVNGPGKSSAFDYNLNLFRGTIAPLHAEPTTCITYDAINQAYLDARKRIRVSQPKGDWKTEDIATVGELLLDISIQLARTYGLSYEEIEKGLPSIDTSKTLIREVCPAFLSGVECRPGKYRRVDGLCNNLKHPTWGAAMTPFQRLIGPLYSDGINAPRISITGHDLPLSRVVSRTIHPDEGYHDHAGTVFVIAWGQFMDHDFTLTATPLDPINRNDPEECCKRPPHLKHPYCNEIRVPDDDYFYRLFNVKCIDFVRGFPSPRAGCRLGSRQQFNTLTSVIDGNTIYGVNEKFTRKLRTGYNGLLRMNPVFAEYGLKDLLPLKLDVPDEGCTRPNKSMFCFEAGEIRVNEQLVLTCMHTLLAREHNRIATELGKINPHWDDETLFQESRRINIAIIQHITYNEFLPILLGKEVMEKFGLLTQKEGYWDGYDENVNPAIIDSFASAAFRFGHSLLPTAVERWSKAHKFIASKRLSDLIRRPYDLYRAGVYDEYLMGLMNQVAQAMDDSITQEVTNHLFKKEGARFGMDLVSFNMQRGREFGVPGYMEFRKFCGLPASDNFEELFGSMPNETVRRYESIFDHPADVDLWSGGVSERSLPGSMLGPTFACIIATQFSYVRRGDRFWYELPNQPSSFTPEQLQEIRKAKLARLICDNTDLIDTVQIYPMVLPDHEINPRVPCKSGILPSIDLSKWADYGHETHSPHQYQFLNDIPETIGFK comes from the exons ATGTTCAG GTTACTGGCAATAGCTGCGGCTATTGCAGTCGCCGGTATCGATGGTCAGTTTTTGGCCTTCGACCAACATGCAACGGAGTGTGCCTTGTACGTGAACGGACCTGGAAAGTCGTCCGCCTTCGACTACAATCTGAACCTGTTCCGCGGTACCAT CGCTCCTCTGCACGCCGAACCGACCACCTGTATTACGTACGATGCCATTAACCAGGCGTACCTGGATGCCCGGAAGCGGATCCGAGTGTCGCAGCCGAAAGGCGACTGGAAGACGGAGGACATCGCAACAGTCGgtgagctgctgctggacaTCTCGATCCAGCTAGCTCGCAC GTACGGTCTGTCGTATGAGGAGATTGAGAAGGGTCTTCCCTCGATTGACACCTCGAAGACGCTCATCCGGGAGGTGTGTCCAGCGTTCCTGTCCGGTGTTGAGTGTCGTCCAGGCAAGTACCGACGTGTGGACGGTCTCTGCAACAACCTGAAGCACCCAACCTGGGGTGCGGCGATGACTCCTTTCCAGCGACTAATCGGACCACTGTACTCGGACGGTATCAACGCCCCTCGCATCTCGATCACTGGCCACGACCTGCCACTGTCCCGTGTTGTCTCACGTACGATCCACCCTGACGAGGGTTACCATGACCACGCCGGTACGGTGTTCGTCATCGCCTGGGGTCAGTTCATGGACCACGACTTCACGCTAACCGCAACACCGCTCGATCCGATCAACCGCAACGACCCTGAAGAATGCTGCAAGAGACCTCCCCACCTGAAGCACCCGTACTGTAACGAAATCCGCGTCCCAGACGACGACTACTTCTACCGCCTGTTCAACGTCAAGTGCATCGACTTCGTGCGTGGCTTCCCATCTCCACGAGCCGGTTGCCGATTGGGATCACGCCAGCAGTTCAACACGCTAACCTCCGTCATCGATGGCAACACGATCTACGGTGTAAACGAGAAGTTCACGCGCAAGCTCCGTACCGGCTATAACGGGCTGTTGCGCATGAACCCGGTGTTCGCTGAGTACGGATTGAAGGATCTGCTTCCGTTGAAGCTGGACGTCCCGGATGAGGGTTGCACGCGCCCGAACAAGAGCATGTTCTGCTTCGAAGCTGGTGAGATCCGTGTCAACGAACAGCTGGTGTTGACCTGCATGCACACGCTGTTGGCACGCGAACATAATCGCATCGCAACCGAGCTTGGCAAGATCAACCCGCACTGGGACGATGAGACACTGTTCCAGGAGTCACGTCGCATCAACATCGCAATCATCCAGCACATCACGTACAACGAGTTCCTACCAATCCTGCTCGGCAAGGAGGTGATGGAGAAGTTCGGCCTGCTCACGCAGAAGGAGGGCTACTGGGATGGTTACGATGAGAACGTCAACCCGGCCATTATCGACTCGTTCGCGTCGGCTGCGTTCCGATTTGGGCACTCCCTGTTGCCAACTGCTGTTGAGCGCTGGTCGAAGGCACACAAGTTCATCGCCTCCAAGCGACTGTCAGACCTGATCCGACGTCCGTACGACCTGTACCGTGCCGGTGTGTACGATGAGTACCTGATGGGGCTGATGAACCAGGTTGCGCAGGCCATGGACGACTCGATCACGCAGGAGGTCACCAATCACCTGTTCAAGAAGGAGGGTGCCCGCTTCGGTATGGATCTGGTGTCGTTCAACATGCAACGTGGCCGCGAATTCGGTGTACCCGGCTACATGGAGTTCCGCAAGTTCTGCGGTCTGCCTGCGTCGGATAACTTCGAGGAGCTGTTTGGTTCCATGCCCAACGAAACCGTGCGACGCTACGAGAGCATCTTTGA TCACCCAGCTGACGTGGATCTGTGGTCTGGTGGAGTGTCCGAGCGGTCACTACCGGGTTCAATGCTGGGACCGACCTTTGCGTGTATCATCGCCACGCAGTTCAGCTACGTCCGGCGTGGAGACCGCTTCTGGTATGAGCTGCCAAACCAGCCATCCTCATTCACGCCCGAACAGCTTCAGGAGATCCGTAAGGCGAAGCTCGCCCGACTGATCTGCGACAACACCGACCTGATCGACACCGTGCAGATCTACCCGATGGTGCTGCCCGATCACGAAAT CAACCCACGAGTGCCATGCAAGAGCGGAATTCTTCCATCAATCGATCTGTCGAAATGGGCCGACTATGGTCACGAAACTCATTCTCCCCATCAATAC CAATTCCTGAACGACATCCCGGAGACGATCGGATTCAAATAA